Below is a window of Streptomyces qaidamensis DNA.
GGGCCGGTCGAAGCCGATCAGCAGCCGCAGCAGGGTCGACTTGCCGCAGCCGCTCGGGCCGACGACCGCGACGAACTCGCCCGGCCGCACCTCGAACGACACGTCGTCCAGGACCAGCGGGCCGTCGTCCGCGTAGCGGAAGGACACCCGCCGGGCCTCGATCGCACCCGTCAGCGGACCCGGCCGGGTGCTCGCCGTACGCACCTCCGGCGTAGCGTCCAGCACCGGCTTGATCTCCTCGAACAGCGGCAGCGCCGCCACCGCCGAGACGAACGCGCCCGTCAGCTGGGTGACGGAGGTCAGCACCATCGTCACCGAGGTGTTGAAGGTGAGGAACGCCGCCGCCGACATCGAGCCGCGGGCCGGACCGGCCAGCAGCATGAACATCAGCAGGGTGCACAGCGGCAGGTACACCGAGCCCAGCACCGTCGTGAGGTTCTTGATGCGGCCGACCTTCTGCTGGAGCTCCCGGCTGCGCGCGAACTCCGACGCCCACGCGGCGTACGCGTAGTTCTCGGCGGCGGCCACCCGCAGCTTGGGCAAGCCCCGCAGGGTCTGGAACGCCTGGTTGTTCAGCTTGTTGGAAAGCACCACGAGACGCCGCTGCCAGCGCACCTGCCACAGCCCGAGCCCGAGGAACACCGCCGCGATGACGACGAGCATGCCGATCGCGGCCATCGCCATCGGCACGCTGTACCAGAGCAGCAGCCCCAGGTTCATCGCGCCGACCGTCACGGACTGGGCGACTGTCGGCCCGACTCCCGCCAGCAGCCGGCGGATCGAGCTGATGCCCATGGCCGCACTGGCCAGCTCGCCCGTGGAGCGCTCGGTGAAGAACCTCGTCGGCAGCCTCAGCAGCCGGTCCCACACCGCCGGCTGGAGCGTGGCCTCGATCCGGCCCTCGATCCGCAGGATGGTGAGGTTCTGCAACAGCATGAAGGCCGCCGCCACCACACTGCTCAGCAACACCGCAAGGCACACCTGCACGATCAGGTCCGTCTGCGCCTTCGGCACGAACTCGCCCAGTACCTTGCCGGTCGCGATGGGCACCAGCGCGCCGATCGCCACCGTCACCAGACCGCTGAGCAGCAGGCCCGTCAGATCGCCGCGCATGCCCTGCATACAGAACCGCAGCAGCCGCAGCGGACTGAGCCCCTGCTCCGGCAGGGGGCGGTAGAACATCACCGCGCGCGGCTCGAACTCGTCGGCGTTCGCCTTCTCGACCGGCGTCTCACGTCCGGTCGAAGGATGCACCGCGACGTAACCGCCGCGCCGCCACAGCAGCGCGACCGGCGCGCCCGACAGGGCCCGTTGGCCCACCAGCGGCCCCACGTTGTCCCGCCACCAGCGGCCGTCGAGCCGTACGGCCCGGGCCCGCACGCGGGAGGCCAGGGCGATCTGCTCGACCGGGTCGAGGCGGTCGCCGCCGGTGCCCTTCCGGGTCGGCTCGGTGATCCGGATCCCGGCGGCCTGCCCGACCAGCTTGCAGGCCGCGTACGTGGCGTCCGCGTCGGCCGCGGTCGTGCGCTTCGAGGAGCGTTTGCCGATGGAGGCGAGCAGCGTCTGGTCGGCCTGGACGCGCACCGCCTCACCGGCCTTGATGCCTTCGGCCGTGCGGGTCTCGTGAGTGCGCTCCAGCTGCTCGATCCAGCGGTCCAGCGTCGTCAGCAGCCGGTACTGCTGGTCGACCACGGACTGCCACAGCGCGGGGTCCATCAGCAGGTCGGCCGCGGCCTCCGCGCCGTACAGCGAGCCGTACTGCACGCTGCCCGGCGGGACCTGCATCCAGAACACGTCGTCATCGGTGGGCGCCGCGGCCCGCTCGGTGGCCATCGGCGCCTGGAAGAGGATGGACAGGCTGCGGCCGACCCCGAGGGCGAGCGCGTACTCCAGCGGGCTCGTCGTCGGCGGCACGTACTGCGGGTTGCCGTACTCGTCGTAGGACCAGGTCGCCGTGTGGGCGGGCTGGTACAGCTCGCGCAGGCCGATGCGGTGCACCACGCAGTCCCGTAGCGGCCGGGCCACCAGGGTGTGCTGCGGTCCCGGCACCGGGCCGAGCACCAGCGAGCCCGCCTCCAGCCGGCCCAGATGGTGCCAGTGGCCCTGCTGTCCGGCATCGACCGCGAACAGGTCGACGGCGCCGGACGCGACCAGCCACAGCACCTGCGGGCCTTCGAGGTCGAGACGGTTGAACCCGGCGCAGTCGATGCGCGAGCCCATCTGCCCGAAGGCACCCAGCACGAGGTCGCCGTCGTGCCCTTCGTGGACGGCCGTCATCTCACCGCTCCCTGACCAGTGCCGCGTACGCGCCGCCGCGGGCCACCAGGTCCTCGTGCCGTCCCCGTTCCACGACCGTGCCGTGCTGCAGGACGACGATCTCGTCGCTGTCGCGCACCGTGCTCAGCCGGTGCGCGATCACCACGCAGGCGCAGCCGCGCCGGCGCAGGTTGTCCATCACGACCTGTTCGGTCTCCGCGTCCAGCGCGCTCGTCACCTCGTCGAGCACCAGGATGCTCGGGCGGCGCACCAGCGCCCGGGCGATCTCCAGGCGCTGGCGCTGCCCGCCGGAGAAGTTGCGGCCGTCCTGTTCGACCTTGCTGTGGATGCCGCCGGGCCGGCGGGTGATCACGTCGTACAGGGCGGCGTCGCGCAGCGCGTCCTCCACCGCGTCGTCCGGGATCGACGGGTCCCACAGCGCCACGTTGTCGCGGACGGTGCCCTCGAAGAGGAACACGTCCTGGTCGACGAAGGAGACCGAGGCGGCCAGCGCCCCGCGCGGGATGTCCTCGATGCGCTGCCCGTCGATGCGGATCACGCCCTCCCACGGCGCGTACAGCCCGGAGATCATCCGGGACACCGTGGACTTGCCGCTGCCCGAACCGCCCACCAGCGCCACCTGCTGCCCGGGGCCGACCGTCAGGTCGAAGCCGGTGAGCAGCGGCTTGTCGAGCGGGCTGTAGCCGAACGTGATGTTCTCCAGTTCGACGTGGCCCTGGAGGCGGCGCGTGGACTCGCTCCCGCCGGGCCGGCCGTAGAGCGGGTCGGCCTTGAAGTTCTCCACGTCCTTCAGCCGGGCCACGTCCGCCGCGAAGTCCTGGATACGCCCCGCGACACCGTTCAGCCGGGTAAGCGGGGCCGTGAACCGGGCGACCAGAGCCTGGAAGGCGACCAGCAGACCGACCGAGATGTGTCCCTCGACCGCCCGCATACCGCCGATCCAGAGGAGCAGCGCGCTGTTGACGGTGGCCAGCGTCGGTGCGACCACGCCCAGCCAGGCACTCGGCACGCCCAGGCGCTGCTGCTCCTCCAGGGTGGTGGCGTGCTGCCCGGCCCACTTGCGGAAGTAGCCGTCCTCGCCGCCGGTCGCCTTCATCGTCTCGATCAGCTGAAGGCCCGTGTAGGCGGTGTTGGTGAGCCGGGCCGAGTCCGCGCGCAGCTTCGCCGTGCGCGTCGCCCGCAGCCGGATCACCACCCGCATGGCCACGATGTTCAGCAGGGCCACGCCGATGCCCACGAACGTGAGCTGCGGGTCGTAGGTGTACAACAGCACCGCGTACAGGACGACCACGACCGCGTCCACACCCGCCGCCGCGAGGTCGCGGGACAGGGTCTCGGACACCGCGTCGTTGGACTGCAGGCGCTGCACCAGATCGGCCGGGCTGCGCTGGGAGAAGAACGTCACCGGCAGCCGCAGCAGATGCCGCAGGAAACGGGCGCTGGACAGGGTGGAGGAGATGATGCGGCCGCGCAGCAGGTTGGCCTGCTGGAGCCAGGTCAGCACCACCGTGAGCAGCACGCACGCCCCCATCGACGGGAACAGCACGCCGAGCAGCGAGGTCTGGTTGCCGATCAGGAACTCGTCGATGTAGGTGCGGCTCAGCGCGGGCACCGCGGCGCCGACCGCCACCAGCAGCAGACTCGCCAGCACCGCCGCGGGCATCGTGCCCGCCGTGCCGCGCAGCCGGGCCGGCATCGCGCCCAGGACGCCGGGCTTGCGGCCGCCGCGGGCGAAGTCCTCACCGGGCTCCATCACCAGCACGACACCGGTGAAGCTGCCGTCGAAGTCCTCCATGGGGATGAACCGGCGGCCCTTGCCGGGGTCGTTGATGTAGACACCCCGGCGGCCGAAGCGCCGGCCCATGCCGTCGTAGACGACGTAGTGGTTGAACTCCCAGAACAGGATGGCCGGCGACGTCACCTCGGCGAGGGCTGCCAGGTCCATCTGCATGCCCTTGGCCGTCAGGCCGTAGGAGCGGGCCGCCTTCAGCAGGTTGCTCGCGCGCGAGCCGTCCCGGGAGACGCCGCAGGCGATGCGCAGCTCTTCCAGCGGGACGTGCTTGCCGTAGTGGCCGAGCACCATCGCCAGGGAGGCGGCGCCGCACTCGACGGCCTCCATCTGGAGCACGGTGGGCGTGCGGACGGTCTTCGCCCGGGCTTTGGGCACCTTGCGTTTCGGCGGGGCGGCGCGTCGCCTGCTCCGGGGCTCCTGTGCGGTGGCGCTCATGGCAGCAGCCAGTCGACGGGGCGCTGGTCGGACAGCCGGATCGAACCGGAGGCCGGTGTCATCGAGGCCAGCTTGTACGGGGGTCCGTCCGCGGAGGACCACTTGTAGCCGCTCTTCGTGGCGGAGGACTTGTCCAGCCGGACCGTCACGGCCACCGGTCTGCCCTTCTTGGTGAACTGCTCGCCCAGCTGGCTGTCCCCGAGGAACGCGGCGATCTGCTGCGGGGACTGCGCCGAGCGGTCCACCGACTTCACATGGCCGCGCAGCACGCCGTACTCCTGAGTCGGCACCGACTGCACGGTCAGGTCCACGGCCGCGTCGTCGGGAATCGAGGCGGCGTTCTCGGCGGGGACGTACACGGTCGCGTAGAGCGGGTCGTTGGTGTGGGCGACCTTCTCGACGGCGGCGACGTTCGCGCCGGTCCGGATGATCTGCCCGACGGTCGCGGCGAGCGCGGAGACACGGCCCGCGTCGAGCGTGCGGACGACCGTTTCTCCGTTGCCCGTACGGACCTTGAGCACGGGGGAGTCGGCGGGCAGCTGCTCGCCCTGCTTGGCCAGCACCGCGGTGACCTGGCCCGCGACGGGGCTCTGCAGGACGTAACTGCCCTGCCCGTGCGTGATGATGGCGGGTGCGCTGACGGTGGAGGTCACCGAGCCGGTCACCGCCCACACCGAGGCGGCGGCCATCGCGACCACCGTCACCGAGAGCACGAGCCAGCCCTGCGGGCGGGCGAAGCGCACCGGCAGGTCGAGTTCCTCCGGTGACTGGAGCTTGGCGAGGGCCTGTTGGCGGAACTGCAAGGAACTTCCCTCACCCGTGGAAGAGGTACGGACGGCCGAGGCAGGGGCTTGTACGGAAACCGAAGAACCCGGAACCGCCGGCTGCGGTTCCGGGAATCAACGGCACAAGGGCTCGATCAGAGGCCGGAGACCAGGCCGGTGACCGGGGCCGTGTTGAGGCCGGTGACGCCCTCGACGGTGCCGACGGCGGTGTCCACCAGGCCGGAGACGGGGGCAATGCCGTCAACGGTGTCGGTGACGGTGTTCACGGCGTTCACGGACAGGCCGCCGGAGATGGCGTCGAGCTGGGCGTCAGCGATCTCGACGGTCTCAACCTGGGGGGTGGAGTTCATGATGGAACTTCCCTTCATATGGATATCTCACAAGGGGGGAGCGGCCCCCTCTGGGGACAGATGACGGCCGCGACCGCGAGCACCGGGCATCCGTTTCCGAGTGCCCTGAGCGGCCCCCGCGGTGCGATGGATCAAAGCACGCCGCTGCTCCGCGCTTCCAATCAATCACCTGCCTCACCAGGCAACTTGCGCCCCAGCGGCACCGATCCGTGCAGGTCCGTGCACCGCTTGGCGGCGAGTCCTTCACATGCGGCACCGCATCGGCGCATTCCGGCCCTTGCCCGGCGGGGCGGCGAATCCGGCACTCCCGCCCCAAAGGCGTGTCCGACCCGGCCGGGGTGTGGATAACCCTCATTTCGGTGACCGGGTTGAGCATTCGATGTGCAGATTCGCTGAAGCCGGGATTTGGATCCGTGACCGCGACGGATCGTTTCCGGACGGATACGGAGTGTTGCGTTCCGCCCGGTCGGCGGGCGCCCGTCGCTGAAAGGCCGTCATCCGGCCATGGATCTCCCCGGGCCGGCGCGACCGGCTCTGCCGGACCGGCCCCGTGTGAACAGGGCGGCAGGGGACCGCGCGGTCGCCGTGCGGACGACGGGAGTTGGCTGATTCCGCGATGCGAAGGGATCACTTGCAATCGGAATTGAACGCCCCGTGCGGCCCGTGCGTACCAACAGCCATCCAGGCGCCCCCCAGAAGCTGCCGGACGGCGGCACCTACTCCGTTCCCCAGGAGGAGAGAAGTTTGAGTCACAAGCGAATTCCGAAGCGCAAGGCCGCGATAGCGGCGGGCAGCGTGGTGGCGCTCGGCGCGGCCGCGATCCTGCTTCCCAACGCCAACGCCTCGCAGGACGGTTCGTCCGACGACGCGGCGGCCGCGCCGAAGACCCTGAAGGCGGGCGACGCCTCGGATCTCGCCTCGCAGCTCTCCGGGCTCCTCGGTGAGGCGTTCGGCGGCTCCTACTACGACGGCGACAGCCAGCAGCTCGTCGTCAACGTCGTACCGGGCGACAACAACAACGTGATCGTGCAGGCGAAGGCGGCCGGCGCGAAAGTCCGCGAGGTCGAGAACAGCTGGTCGGAGCTTCGGGACGGCGCCTCGACGCTGAAGTCCGAGGCGACCATCGCCGGCACCGCGTGGTCGATCGACCCGCGCACCAACAAGCTCCTGGTGACGGCGGACAGCACCGTGACCGGCGCCAAGTGGGACAGACTGGAATCCACCGTGCAGGAGCTCGGCTCCGGCATGGCCACCATCAAGAAGTCCTCCGGCACCTTCAAGCCGTTCGTCTCCGGAGGCGACGCCATCTTCGCGGGCGGCTCGCGCTGCTCCCTCGGCTTCAACGTCACCGCGGGCGACGGCTCGCCCGCCTTCCTGACGGCCGGTCACTGCACCCTCGGCGGCAACGAGTGGTCGGACACCCAGGGCGGCCAGCCGATCGCCACCGTCGACCAGTCGACGTTCCCGGGCAACGGTGACTTCGCACTCGTGAAGTACGACGACCCGGCGACCGAGGCGCCCAGCGAGGTCAACACCGGCGACCAGACCGTCCCGATCACCGAGGCCGCGGAGGCGACCGTCGGCCAGGAGGTCTTCCGGATGGGCAGCACCACCGGGCTCGCCGACGGCCAGGTCCTCGGCCTGGACGCCACGGTGAACTACCCGGAGGGCACCGTCACCGGCCTCATCCAGACCAACGTCTGCGCCGAGCCCGGCGACAGCGGCGGCTCGCTGTTCACCCGGGACGGTCTCGCCATCGGCCTGACCTCCGGTGGCAGCGGCGACTGCACGGTCGGCGGCGAGACGTTCTTCCAGCCGGTGACCACCGCCCTGGAAGCGGTCGGCGCGACCCTCGGCGCGGGCGGCGGTGCCGGCGCCGGTGACGAGGCCGGTGCGGGTCAGGAAGCCGGTGCGGGCGAAGAGGCCGGTGCGGGCCAGGAAGCCGGTGCCGGTGAAGAGGCCGGTGCGGGCGCCGGCGAGGAAGCCGGAGCCGGGCAAGAGGCCGGTGCCGGTGAACAGGCCGGAGGCGACCAGGCCGGTGCCGGTGCGGGTGCCGGTCAGGACGCGGGCCAGGGTGTCGAGGACAACTCCGGTCTGACCGAGAGCCGCTGACCCCTTCTCAGCCGTCGGCAGCCGGTCCGACGCCGCCGGCCCGGTTCCGCCCCCTTCCTGGCGGACCCGGGCCGGCCACCGGCGTTCCCGGCCCGGGTCGCCGTCGCGCCCCGCGACCTACCCGAGGGCCCTGATCAGCAACAGGGCGATGTCGTCCGGCCGTTCCTCCCCGTCCGCGCGCTGCCGCTGCTGATGGACGAGGCTGTCGGCCAGCTCGTCCAGCGGCTGGTCCCCGGCGTCGCCCAGCCGCCGGCCCAGATCCGCGAGCGCCTCCTCGAAGTCCGTGCCGGGGGATTCGACCAGCCCGTCGGTGTAGAGGACGAGGAGCGAACCGGGAGCCAGCGCGACCTCCGTCGTCGGGTACACCGCCGAGGCGTCGATGCCCAGCAGCGGGCCGCCCGCCAGGTCGAGCACGCGCACCCGGCCGTCCGGACGTCTCAGCAGCGGCGGGGGATGGCCCGCCCGGGACATCACGGCCCGCCCGTGCTCCGGGTCGAGCCGCAGGTACAGGCAGCTGGCGAACAGATCGGACCCCAGGTCGAGCAGCAGCCGGTTGGTGCTCCGCATGACCTCCTCGGGCGCCTGCCCCACGGTCGTGTACGCGCGCACCGCGGTGCGGACCTGCCCCATCAGTCCGGCCGCCGTGACGTTGTGGCCCTGGACGTCGCCGATCACGGCCGCCGCCGTCCCCTGGGTGCCGACCAGATCGTAGAAGTCCCCGCCGATGTCCATGCCCTGAGTGGCCGGCACATAGCGGCCGACCGCCTCGATGCCGGGCAGCGACGGCAGGGAGTGGGGCAGCAGCGCCTCCTGGAGGCCGTGCGCGAGCCGGTGCTTGGCGTCGTAGAGCAGCGCCCGCTCCAGCGCCTGGGCGATCAGCCCGGCCATGCTGGTCATCACCGCCCGCTCCTCGGTCGGGAACGGGTGCGGTTCGGCGTAGGAGAGCACGCACGTCCCGACCGGGCGGCCCTGGGCGATCAGGGGGAGATAGGCCCAGGCCGCGAAGCCGTCGGGGGTCGCGAGCCGCGCCGGGTACAGGCGCTCCAGCTGCTCCTGCGACTCGAAGAAGGCGGGCACGCCCGTCCGCAGCACCTGCGTGCCGGGTGTCGACTCGGTCAGGGGCATCCCGTCGAACCGTTCCACCAGATGCGGGTCCCGGTATCCGCGGTGCCCGAGCACCTGCAGCCGGTTCGCCCGCGAGCCCAGCACGACCAGGGCCTGACTGCCCACGGCCGGGGCGATCTCGTCAGCGACCAGCTGCACCACGTCCTGCACCCCCACCGCCTCGGTGAGCGCCCCGGCCAGGTCCAGCACCTGCGAGATGGTGACGAGCCGGGAGGGCGCCCCGTCGGGCGGCGGTGCGGTCCGGTTCATCCGCGACACGGCCCTGGACCTGGTGATGCGCACGCTCAGACCCGTCGTGCTCGGGTACAGCCGGAACGACAGCCACTCGCCGGGCGGGCGCAGCGCCACGAACGACGTGACCTGCTGACTGAGCAGCGCGGCCCGGTAACGGTCCTCGTACACCGGGTCGTTGAGCCAGGGCACCGACGCCCACAGCTGGGTGCCCAGCAGCCGGCTCACCGGGACGTTCAGCAGCTCGGCCGCCGCCGCGTTCACGAAGCCGATGCGCCCGTGCAGGTCCAGCGAGAGCAGCCCGTACGGCAGCCGGCTCACCATCCGGGCCGCCTCGACCGTGCCGAGCGTGCCGGCCATGCCTCCCACGAGGGGCGCGGCGAGCAGATCGGTCTCGGGCTGCGGCGGGATGCTGTGCTCGGCGGCCCGCTCCAGCCGGACCGCCAGCCGATCACACGCCGCGGTCAGATGCTCGCGCTCGTGGTCGGACATCTCCTCCGGGTGCGCGCCCGGCCAGGTCACGAAGACCGCGCCGTAGACGGTGGCCTCGGTGGCGATCGGCACCGCTGCCAGAGCGAAGGGGTACGGCAGCACCACCGCGATCCGCGGATAGTGCCGGGCCATCTGCTCCTCGCCCCCGACCCACACCAGCCGCCGCTCGCGCGCCGCGTCGGAGACCGGGATCGGCGCGCTCAGGCCCACCCGCTCCCAGGGTGCCGCGAACGCCCGGGGCAGCCCGGCCATCACCGCCATCTCCAGCACCGGCTGATCCGGGGCCATCAGGTAGACCGCGCCGGAGTGGGCGTGCACCTCGTCCATCATCGAGGCCAGCGCCAGGGAGAGCAGGGGCCGGCCGACCGGCGTCCTGGCGGCTGCCGGTGCCTGAGCGAAGGACTGCCCGTCGGACACGCCGACCACCTCCTCGCACGGCCGCGCGACCGGGTCCAGGAACAAATCTCCCCCCTCACGGCCCGTCCCGCACGACGAGCGGCCCCGAGCCACGCCGGGTTACCGTCGGTCACCTGTGCTCCGGCCACTCGGGAGCGCGTGCCTACCCCGACCGCCCCGACCCATGCCCCCGCAGTCGAAGCGTGGCCGGGCGTACGGGCGCTGGGCGTGCGCCCCTGCGCACCCTGATGGCCGGTTCTCCGCGCCCACGCAGGGTCACGGTCGCGAACAATGGGGCACGCGCTCAATACGACGAGGGGGCGTACGGCGAGCGGAGGGGGTGGCAGTGATCCGGGTGCTTCTGGTGCACGACGAGTGTCTGGTGAGGTCGGTGCTGGCGGAGTGGCTGCGGCAGGAAGCCGACCTGTCGGTGCACGACACGTCGTGGCGCGGCGCGCCGGGCACGATGCGGTCGGTTCGGCCGGACGTGTGCGCGGCGGACCTGGAGTGCGCGGACTCCTACGGCATCCCTCCGCTGGGCGAGCTGTGCCGGCCCGGACCGGACCGGGCGCGCCCGCGATTACTCGTGCTCGCCACCGCGAACCGGCCGGGCCTGCTGAAGCGGGCGGCCGAGGCGGGGGCGCTCGGCTACGTCGACAAGGAGGGATCCCCGCAGAATCTGCTGCGCGGGATCCGTCGCGTCGCCGAGGGGGAACGTTTCGTCAACGACTCGCTGGGCTTCGGATTCCTCAAGGCGGCCGAGATGCCGCTGACCCGCAGAGAACTGAGCGTGTTATCCCTCGCGGCCGAGGGTGCCTCCATCGCGGAGATCGCCGGGAGCCTGCACCTGTCCCACGGGACGGTGCGCAACTACATGGCGGCCATCACCCGCAAGACCGGGGCCCGCAACCGCATCGACGCGATACGCATCTCGCAGGGCCAGGGCTGGCTCTGACCCCCGCCGGGCCGGTGCGGGGGCCCAGCTCCCGACGAGGTCCCGGTACAGCGCGCACGACCGCATCAGCTCCTCGTGGCTGCCGTACGCGGTGCTCCGGCCGTCCATCACCAGGACACGGCCGGCGCGGCGGGCCGAGCTGATGCGGTGGGCGACGACGACCAGGGTTCCGCCCGGCCGCGCGGCGAACGCCCGCTCCGCGCGCTCCTCCGTCTCGGGGTCCAGATGGCAGGTCGCCTCGTCCAGCAGGGCGAGCGGGGCGTACGACAGCCAGGCCCGGGCCAGGGCGACGAGCTGCCGTTCGCCGGCCGACAGCGCCGTCGGATCGACCCGTGCGCCGAGCCCGCCGAGCCGGCCGGCCAGCGGGGCGAGGCCGACCGCCTCGGCCGCGGCCAGCAGCTCCTCCTCGGGCACCGGGTCCGGGCGCAGGTACGCGAGGTTCTCGGCCAGGGTGCCGCCGAACACGTACGCCTCCTGCGGGATGAGCACCCGCCCGGCGGCGGCCTCCGGGCCCGGCACGGGGTGCCCGCCCACCCGGACGGTGCCGCGCGAGGGCGTGAGCAGCCCCGCCACGAGCGCGGTGAGCGTGGACTTGCCGGCGCCGCTGGGTCCCACGACGGCCAGGTGCGCGCCGTGCGGCAGGGCGAGGTCGAGGTCCTGGACGACGGGGGTGCTGGCGGGGCCGTAGGCGAAGGTGACGGAGGCGAGGGAGAGGGCGGGGGGTGTCTCTTCACCGGGTCCGTTGTGCGCGGGGCGGGTGAGGGGGAGGCCGCGGCCGGCCTGTGCGGGGGAGCCGCTCCCGTCCGGGCGGGGCGCGTCGGTGCGGCGTGTGGCGGCGCCGGCAGGGGCGGGCTCGTCGGCCGGCCGGGGCGCGCCGACAGCGTCGTCGGCGTCGTCGGTGGTGTTCGTGGGGCGGGTGCTCGGGTTCGGCTGAGGCGGGTTGCCGTCGACGCCGGTGGTGTTCGAGGCGCGGGCGTTCGCGCTTGCGTATGGCGGGTCGCCGCCGGTGTTCGTGGGGTGCGTGTTCGCGGCTCCGTGTGGCGTGGTGCCGTCGGCGGCGTGGGACTTCGTGATGCGGGGGCTCGGGGCCGTCCGAGGTGTGTCGGCGTCGGCGGTGTCCGTGGGGTGGGCCGCCGCGGCCGGGCGTGGTGGGTTGCCGTCGGCCTCGGACTTCGCGAGGTGGCTGCTCGGGGCCGTCCGAGGTGTGTGGGCGTCAGCCGTGTCGGGGCGGGTCAGCCTGCGCAGTACCACCGTCAGCCGGGAGCCGCTCGTGCCCAGGCCGTGGATCAGGTTGCGCAGGGCCGGGAGCAGGGACTGGGTGACGTAGGCGAGGGCGCCCACCAGGGCGCCGGCGGTGACGCCGTGGGACAGGAGCCAGGGGGCGGCGGCGAGCAGCAGGACGATCGGGAGCTGGCCGCCGATCGTCAGGGACACCACGCGCAGCACGCCCCAGTGGGCCAGGGCGCGCGCCGCCCGCAGTTCGGTCTCGACCCGTTCCCCGGTGTCGGCGGCGATGTGTGCCTCCGCGCCCGCCGCGGTGATGTCCCGCAGGCCCGGGCAGACGGTGCCGAGGTCACCGGCGAGGGCCTCGTCGGCGAGCAGGAAGGTCTCCTGCCGCCGGGCGAGCGGCCGCAGCGTCGCGGCGAACAGCGCCACGCCGACGGCCAGGGGCGGTCCCACGACCAGCAGGAGCGGCGGGGCGAGGGCGAACAGGCCCGCCAGGGCACCGACGGCGGTGACCACGAAGGAGCGGGAGACCATGACCAGTCCGGCGAAGGTGTCCCGGGCGATCTCCACCTGCTGGGTGAGCCCGGACAGGCAACCCGCGTCACCGGTCCGCACCCCGCGCGCGACCACGCGCTCCACGAGCCGGTCCCGGAGCGGTTCGACCAGTGCGGCGACGGCGGCGTAGACGCGGGCGGTCCCGTACGCGCCGAGCAGGACACCGATCCCGGTCACCGCCAGCCAGAGCAGCCCGACATCAGCCCGCCCGCGCAGGAAGCCGTCGTCCAGGGCGCGGGCGGGCCCGTACCCGATGAGGAAGGTCTGCCCGGTCTCCAGGACGGACCAGGCGGTGAGCCGCAGCAGGACCCGTCGGCGGGCCAGCAGGAAGCGCAGGCCCCGGGCGGGGAGGGCGTCGGTGGACCGGGCCGTCACGGAGCCGTCCCGTCCCCGGCAGCCGCCGCGGGCCGCATCCGTCCGCTCATGCCGTCATGTCCCTCTCCGTCCCTGTCCTGGGTGTCCGAAACCGGTGGCACGTCGCTGCCGCCCGGGTCCGCGGGCCCGGCCCCCTCCCCGAACACCGCCCGGTACTCCGCGAGCCGCCACAGCTCCTCGTGCCGCCCCACCGCCCGCACCTGCCCCCCGTCCAGCCACGCCACGGCATCGGCGCACGCGGCCGTAGCGCCGCGGTGGGCGACCAGCAGCCGGGTGGTGCCCGGGCCGTCGCCGAACAGGGCGTCGGTGATGTGCCGTTCGGTCACCGTGTCGAGGCTGGAGAGGGCGTCGTCGAGGATCAGCAGGCGGCCGCCGTGCGCGAACGCCCGGGCGAGGCCCAGCCGTTGGGACTCGCCGCCGGAGCGCGGGGCGTCGGCGACGGCCGTGTCGTAGCCGTTCGGGAGGCGGCGGACGAAGTCGTGCGCGAGGGCCGTGCGGGCCGCCTCGCGGATCCGGCCGGGGGAGGGGGAGG
It encodes the following:
- a CDS encoding ATP-binding cassette domain-containing protein, whose translation is MTARSTDALPARGLRFLLARRRVLLRLTAWSVLETGQTFLIGYGPARALDDGFLRGRADVGLLWLAVTGIGVLLGAYGTARVYAAVAALVEPLRDRLVERVVARGVRTGDAGCLSGLTQQVEIARDTFAGLVMVSRSFVVTAVGALAGLFALAPPLLLVVGPPLAVGVALFAATLRPLARRQETFLLADEALAGDLGTVCPGLRDITAAGAEAHIAADTGERVETELRAARALAHWGVLRVVSLTIGGQLPIVLLLAAAPWLLSHGVTAGALVGALAYVTQSLLPALRNLIHGLGTSGSRLTVVLRRLTRPDTADAHTPRTAPSSHLAKSEADGNPPRPAAAAHPTDTADADTPRTAPSPRITKSHAADGTTPHGAANTHPTNTGGDPPYASANARASNTTGVDGNPPQPNPSTRPTNTTDDADDAVGAPRPADEPAPAGAATRRTDAPRPDGSGSPAQAGRGLPLTRPAHNGPGEETPPALSLASVTFAYGPASTPVVQDLDLALPHGAHLAVVGPSGAGKSTLTALVAGLLTPSRGTVRVGGHPVPGPEAAAGRVLIPQEAYVFGGTLAENLAYLRPDPVPEEELLAAAEAVGLAPLAGRLGGLGARVDPTALSAGERQLVALARAWLSYAPLALLDEATCHLDPETEERAERAFAARPGGTLVVVAHRISSARRAGRVLVMDGRSTAYGSHEELMRSCALYRDLVGSWAPAPARRGSEPALALRDAYRVDAVAGPGLAGDGRHVVAHRPVGQVQAPGDLRDGGTLGREG
- a CDS encoding S1 family peptidase encodes the protein MSHKRIPKRKAAIAAGSVVALGAAAILLPNANASQDGSSDDAAAAPKTLKAGDASDLASQLSGLLGEAFGGSYYDGDSQQLVVNVVPGDNNNVIVQAKAAGAKVREVENSWSELRDGASTLKSEATIAGTAWSIDPRTNKLLVTADSTVTGAKWDRLESTVQELGSGMATIKKSSGTFKPFVSGGDAIFAGGSRCSLGFNVTAGDGSPAFLTAGHCTLGGNEWSDTQGGQPIATVDQSTFPGNGDFALVKYDDPATEAPSEVNTGDQTVPITEAAEATVGQEVFRMGSTTGLADGQVLGLDATVNYPEGTVTGLIQTNVCAEPGDSGGSLFTRDGLAIGLTSGGSGDCTVGGETFFQPVTTALEAVGATLGAGGGAGAGDEAGAGQEAGAGEEAGAGQEAGAGEEAGAGAGEEAGAGQEAGAGEQAGGDQAGAGAGAGQDAGQGVEDNSGLTESR
- a CDS encoding PP2C family protein-serine/threonine phosphatase, yielding MVGVSDGQSFAQAPAAARTPVGRPLLSLALASMMDEVHAHSGAVYLMAPDQPVLEMAVMAGLPRAFAAPWERVGLSAPIPVSDAARERRLVWVGGEEQMARHYPRIAVVLPYPFALAAVPIATEATVYGAVFVTWPGAHPEEMSDHEREHLTAACDRLAVRLERAAEHSIPPQPETDLLAAPLVGGMAGTLGTVEAARMVSRLPYGLLSLDLHGRIGFVNAAAAELLNVPVSRLLGTQLWASVPWLNDPVYEDRYRAALLSQQVTSFVALRPPGEWLSFRLYPSTTGLSVRITRSRAVSRMNRTAPPPDGAPSRLVTISQVLDLAGALTEAVGVQDVVQLVADEIAPAVGSQALVVLGSRANRLQVLGHRGYRDPHLVERFDGMPLTESTPGTQVLRTGVPAFFESQEQLERLYPARLATPDGFAAWAYLPLIAQGRPVGTCVLSYAEPHPFPTEERAVMTSMAGLIAQALERALLYDAKHRLAHGLQEALLPHSLPSLPGIEAVGRYVPATQGMDIGGDFYDLVGTQGTAAAVIGDVQGHNVTAAGLMGQVRTAVRAYTTVGQAPEEVMRSTNRLLLDLGSDLFASCLYLRLDPEHGRAVMSRAGHPPPLLRRPDGRVRVLDLAGGPLLGIDASAVYPTTEVALAPGSLLVLYTDGLVESPGTDFEEALADLGRRLGDAGDQPLDELADSLVHQQRQRADGEERPDDIALLLIRALG